One stretch of Elephas maximus indicus isolate mEleMax1 chromosome 22, mEleMax1 primary haplotype, whole genome shotgun sequence DNA includes these proteins:
- the LOC126065955 gene encoding cytochrome b-c1 complex subunit 9: MAARTFTARLYSLLFRRTSTFALTIAVGAVIFERAFDQGADAVYEHMNEGKLWKHIKHKYEQKE, translated from the exons ATGGCGGCTCGGACGTTTACTGCGAGGTTGTACTCCCTGTTGTTCCGCAGGACCTCCACTTTCGCCCTCACCATCGCCGTGGGCGCCGTTATCTTCGAGCGCGCCTTCGATCAAGGCGCGGACGCGGTCTACGAGCACATGAACGAGGGG AAGCTGTGGAAACACATCAAGCATAAGTACGAGCAAAAAGAATAG